From Meiothermus sp. CFH 77666, one genomic window encodes:
- a CDS encoding BTAD domain-containing putative transcriptional regulator, which produces MLQVELLGSPQLRCEGQELNLPRKAVALLAFLALEGRQPRNRLVELLWGSCEESRGQHNLRQTLYRLSNSPLGAYILAGREQLELVQFELDVQRFREQVEVQHWPEALATYKGEFLQGLELEEETYSDWLQRWRERLERLWAMALEGQAKQLEADGKVQLALELYLELIRHDELQEHFHREAMRLYAALGQTEGALNQYKLLCQVLQRELALEPLPETQALAEQIRQRKTTPRVWPQAPSSPTFNPPLVGRAAALEQLEAAWQSQYILLIAGPAGVGKSRLAKELLADKGLYITLSGQPGDGPTPYASMTRWVRQALSTKPDLQPKSWIRLEASRLVPELWDTPPPPLDESTQVRFFSGLVELMIEAHGSTVFLSEDEHYSDPWSLRALAVGLEQRSASARLVVTVRPDEVGPEVARRYQDWQNCRRAAWLELEPLSELEVAELIAHLSGRPARLFPQRVYRATSGNPLFVLQTLQSLFESGELRLGEGGVWETPYDESTHDYTELRIAASVRQTILGRLERQGAAVRRSLEVAALITEATFDSKTLAEATALSAWEVSEALERASQARLIEAVPQGYRFSHDLIARAIAEALKPDRKRLISAHLAQHYTKQAEHPAKVAGYFQAAGQPEQAIQWWLKAAQQAHSVRAFREADAYYRLALEAMPPEHPQRFEALAARFYLCRQVGIANLKQQLELLGVMQHEAQTPLQHSLVWFYRGMVLDDQQDLVGAMEASRRAYEFALEVSAFEAFYPLVFVTHYQRDLGLLEEAHQYGLDALKLAQGLTPYHQIEARLCHSLTLMLQERPAEALDWIGQAECLMRQHSPAPSSFWLLQERIGIVRARVHLSQGRYADAICETEDILQKARQGGVQRQELVALLVRAEAWLGLGQTAGATLDLERAQELSENLQWAASEVKQLYAELELALHNPKAALRQAKLALEAAGKHRVNQINALYSRSGAWLALDEQAKARADLEQALTLHGGTVRFRSVSEQALRARLAMTVA; this is translated from the coding sequence ATGCTGCAAGTAGAGCTACTGGGTTCTCCCCAATTGCGCTGCGAGGGTCAGGAGCTGAATCTGCCCCGCAAAGCGGTTGCATTGCTGGCCTTCCTGGCCCTCGAGGGCCGCCAGCCCCGGAACCGGTTGGTTGAGCTGCTGTGGGGAAGCTGTGAAGAGAGCAGAGGACAGCACAATCTGCGGCAGACGCTGTACCGGCTGAGTAACAGCCCATTGGGGGCCTACATCCTGGCCGGACGCGAGCAGCTCGAGCTGGTGCAGTTTGAGCTGGACGTACAGCGCTTTCGGGAACAGGTCGAGGTGCAACACTGGCCCGAGGCGCTGGCAACCTACAAAGGCGAGTTTTTGCAAGGCCTGGAGCTGGAGGAAGAGACCTACAGCGACTGGCTCCAACGCTGGCGCGAGCGGCTGGAGCGGCTTTGGGCGATGGCCCTTGAGGGTCAGGCTAAACAGCTCGAGGCCGACGGGAAAGTCCAGCTTGCCCTGGAGCTCTACCTCGAGCTGATTCGCCACGACGAGCTCCAGGAACATTTCCACCGCGAGGCCATGCGGCTCTACGCGGCGCTTGGGCAGACCGAGGGGGCACTCAATCAGTACAAGCTGCTTTGTCAAGTGTTGCAGCGGGAGTTGGCCCTGGAACCACTACCCGAAACCCAGGCCCTGGCCGAGCAAATCCGCCAGCGCAAGACGACCCCTCGGGTGTGGCCTCAAGCCCCCAGCAGCCCAACCTTCAACCCACCGCTGGTAGGGCGAGCAGCAGCCCTCGAGCAGCTCGAGGCGGCCTGGCAGAGCCAATACATCCTGCTCATCGCCGGCCCAGCAGGGGTGGGCAAGAGCCGTCTGGCAAAAGAATTGCTGGCCGATAAGGGACTCTACATTACCCTCTCGGGACAACCCGGCGACGGGCCGACCCCCTATGCTTCCATGACCCGGTGGGTGCGCCAGGCCCTGAGCACCAAGCCCGACCTGCAGCCGAAAAGCTGGATACGCCTCGAGGCTTCCCGGCTGGTGCCCGAGTTGTGGGACACCCCTCCGCCGCCACTCGACGAAAGTACCCAGGTGCGGTTCTTCTCGGGGCTGGTGGAATTGATGATAGAGGCCCATGGCAGCACGGTTTTTCTCAGCGAGGACGAGCACTACAGCGACCCCTGGAGCCTCCGGGCGCTGGCGGTGGGGCTGGAGCAACGCAGCGCGTCGGCTCGGTTGGTGGTCACGGTGCGCCCCGACGAGGTGGGGCCGGAAGTAGCCCGTCGCTATCAAGACTGGCAGAACTGCCGGAGGGCAGCCTGGCTCGAGCTAGAACCTCTGAGCGAGCTCGAGGTGGCCGAACTTATCGCGCACCTCTCGGGGCGGCCAGCGCGGCTGTTTCCACAGCGGGTCTACCGGGCCACCTCGGGCAACCCGCTCTTTGTGCTACAGACCCTGCAGAGCCTCTTCGAGTCCGGTGAGTTGCGCCTGGGGGAGGGAGGTGTGTGGGAGACCCCCTACGACGAGTCCACCCACGACTACACCGAGCTACGCATTGCTGCCAGCGTCCGCCAGACCATTCTGGGTCGCCTCGAGCGCCAGGGCGCGGCGGTGCGGCGCAGCCTGGAGGTAGCAGCTCTGATTACCGAGGCCACCTTCGACTCGAAAACCCTGGCCGAGGCCACTGCGCTCTCGGCCTGGGAGGTTTCCGAGGCGCTCGAGCGAGCCAGTCAAGCCCGCTTAATCGAGGCAGTTCCCCAAGGCTACCGTTTTAGCCACGACCTGATTGCCCGCGCCATTGCCGAGGCCCTCAAGCCCGACCGCAAGCGACTCATCTCGGCTCACCTGGCCCAGCACTACACCAAGCAGGCCGAACATCCGGCCAAGGTGGCAGGCTACTTTCAGGCCGCAGGACAGCCCGAACAGGCCATCCAGTGGTGGCTCAAGGCCGCCCAGCAGGCGCATAGCGTGCGGGCTTTCCGCGAAGCCGATGCTTACTATCGGCTGGCTCTGGAAGCCATGCCACCCGAGCACCCCCAGCGTTTTGAGGCGCTGGCCGCACGCTTCTATCTCTGCCGCCAGGTCGGGATTGCCAACCTGAAACAGCAGCTCGAGCTGCTCGGGGTCATGCAGCACGAGGCCCAGACCCCCCTCCAACACTCCCTTGTGTGGTTCTACCGTGGGATGGTGCTCGACGACCAGCAAGACCTGGTCGGTGCAATGGAGGCCAGTCGCAGGGCCTACGAGTTTGCCCTCGAGGTCTCTGCTTTTGAAGCCTTCTACCCTCTAGTCTTTGTCACCCACTACCAGCGCGACCTGGGGCTGCTGGAAGAGGCCCATCAGTACGGGCTAGACGCGCTGAAGCTGGCGCAAGGCCTCACCCCCTACCACCAGATCGAGGCCCGGCTTTGCCACAGCCTGACCCTGATGCTCCAGGAACGGCCTGCCGAGGCCCTGGACTGGATCGGGCAAGCCGAGTGCCTTATGCGGCAGCATAGCCCGGCGCCCTCGAGCTTCTGGCTGCTGCAAGAACGAATTGGGATCGTGCGGGCACGGGTACACCTGAGCCAGGGACGCTACGCCGACGCCATTTGCGAGACAGAAGACATCCTCCAGAAAGCCAGGCAGGGTGGGGTGCAACGCCAGGAGCTGGTAGCCCTATTGGTGCGAGCCGAGGCCTGGCTGGGCTTGGGCCAGACTGCCGGGGCCACGCTGGATTTGGAACGGGCCCAGGAGCTCTCAGAAAACCTTCAGTGGGCTGCCTCCGAGGTGAAGCAGCTTTACGCCGAGCTCGAGCTAGCCCTGCACAACCCCAAAGCCGCCCTTCGTCAGGCCAAACTGGCTCTCGAGGCTGCGGGGAAACATCGGGTTAACCAGATAAATGCCCTCTACAGCCGCAGCGGGGCCTGGTTGGCTTTGGACGAGCAGGCCAAGGCCAGGGCCGACCTCGAGCAAGCCCTCACCCTGCACGGCGGCACCGTGCGTTTCCGCAGCGTCAGCGAGCAGGCCCTCCGGGCCCGACTGGCAATGACGGTAGCGTGA